One Gemmatimonadaceae bacterium DNA window includes the following coding sequences:
- a CDS encoding protein kinase translates to MAGTPIPTRAEGAHGADAALLRDRVTAAIGDVYLIGEEVGRGGMAVVYAAEDVRLQRPVALKVLPPELAFRPDVRERFVREAQTAARLNHPHIVPIYAVHEVGGMVCFAMALVRGESLAARVLREGKPSFEFIARMLEQVADALAYAHACGVVHRDIKPDNVLIDQDSGRAMVTDFGIARAAEGGSRLTQTGIAVGTPAFMSPEQAMGDREVDGRSDVYSVGVVGYLMVAGKLPFEASSTPAMLMKHVSDSPPPLRALRPDAPRVLVDILERCLAKRPQDRFESALQLRDALRRAQRDGSLAIPGTVDPQAPARAAAPAGPPSLARDDKYGHRSEDWAPRRVAEPAPAPRQLPAPGVLPPMPQLPPVPINGDRHAMREWKSDYREAMRDWRAQVREQRRDMMSDWRDGQAPWMPARSDDELIARFKGQMISSFATIGFLGLVNAVTSPQFPWAIFPAGGIMLGVVGRYAKLRGRGITWGQIFGGEPAKSAPQSPEGLAKLVKGFRRHLTWLAGSAAGAMASFAIGSTFHIDPMVIPFGLGVIGTMIGAQRSLVDWLQLRRAGISAGDALGDGWKPIAARADTRTVEQKAKERLALLAGDSVLASRYGEMVRNAVEDRVTITDVLTKLGDADKALIPDVEPTAEALLERVGALAQGLERLDRDLPGDALPQLEARVQAAEAEPESAPDRERRLSLLTRQRDSLRELAERRDTMARQLESASLALRSLRFDIVKLRTMGVDAAVNDVTSATQEARALSRDLGYVLDAAKETRSL, encoded by the coding sequence ATGGCCGGTACTCCCATTCCGACGCGTGCCGAAGGCGCGCACGGGGCCGACGCCGCGTTGCTGCGCGATCGGGTCACGGCGGCCATTGGCGATGTCTATCTGATCGGCGAGGAAGTGGGCCGCGGCGGCATGGCCGTGGTCTACGCTGCCGAAGATGTGCGGCTCCAGCGCCCGGTGGCGCTCAAGGTGCTGCCCCCCGAGCTGGCGTTTCGACCGGACGTGCGCGAGCGCTTCGTACGTGAAGCGCAAACGGCGGCACGTCTCAATCATCCGCACATCGTGCCCATCTACGCGGTGCACGAAGTCGGCGGGATGGTCTGTTTCGCCATGGCCCTCGTGCGTGGCGAAAGCCTGGCGGCCCGCGTGCTGCGTGAGGGCAAGCCGTCGTTCGAGTTCATCGCGCGCATGCTCGAACAGGTGGCCGACGCACTCGCCTATGCGCATGCCTGTGGCGTGGTCCATCGCGACATCAAGCCCGACAATGTGCTGATCGATCAGGACAGCGGACGCGCGATGGTGACCGACTTCGGCATTGCACGCGCGGCCGAAGGGGGCTCGCGGCTCACGCAGACCGGCATTGCCGTGGGCACGCCGGCGTTCATGAGCCCCGAGCAGGCGATGGGCGATCGCGAAGTCGACGGGCGGAGTGATGTCTATTCAGTCGGCGTCGTCGGCTATCTCATGGTGGCCGGTAAGCTCCCCTTCGAAGCGAGCAGCACGCCGGCAATGCTCATGAAGCATGTGAGCGATTCGCCGCCGCCGCTGCGCGCCCTGCGTCCCGACGCGCCGCGGGTGCTGGTGGATATTCTTGAACGCTGCCTCGCCAAGCGGCCGCAGGATCGTTTCGAGAGTGCCTTGCAACTGCGTGACGCGCTGCGCCGGGCGCAGCGCGACGGCTCACTCGCCATCCCGGGGACGGTGGACCCGCAGGCGCCCGCGCGAGCGGCGGCGCCCGCCGGTCCGCCGTCGCTCGCGCGCGACGACAAGTACGGCCATCGCAGTGAGGACTGGGCGCCCCGGCGCGTGGCCGAGCCGGCACCCGCGCCGCGACAGCTGCCGGCGCCCGGCGTGCTGCCGCCGATGCCGCAACTGCCGCCCGTGCCGATCAACGGCGACCGCCACGCGATGCGCGAGTGGAAGTCGGACTATCGCGAAGCGATGCGCGACTGGCGCGCGCAGGTCCGCGAGCAGCGGCGCGACATGATGAGCGACTGGCGCGACGGGCAGGCCCCGTGGATGCCCGCGCGAAGCGACGACGAGCTCATCGCCCGCTTCAAGGGGCAGATGATTTCGAGTTTCGCCACGATTGGCTTTCTCGGCCTCGTCAACGCGGTCACGAGCCCGCAATTCCCGTGGGCGATCTTCCCCGCCGGCGGCATCATGCTCGGCGTGGTGGGACGCTACGCCAAGCTGCGTGGCCGCGGCATCACCTGGGGGCAGATCTTTGGCGGAGAACCGGCCAAGTCTGCGCCACAGTCTCCGGAAGGGCTCGCGAAGCTGGTGAAGGGCTTCCGCCGGCATCTGACGTGGCTTGCCGGCTCGGCCGCTGGCGCGATGGCCAGCTTCGCGATCGGCAGCACGTTCCACATCGATCCGATGGTGATTCCGTTCGGTCTCGGTGTCATCGGCACGATGATCGGTGCGCAGCGGTCGCTCGTCGACTGGCTGCAACTGCGTCGGGCCGGGATCTCCGCCGGCGATGCCCTCGGCGACGGCTGGAAGCCGATCGCGGCGCGCGCCGATACGCGCACCGTGGAGCAGAAGGCCAAGGAACGACTCGCCCTCCTGGCGGGCGACAGCGTGCTCGCCTCACGCTACGGTGAGATGGTGCGCAATGCCGTGGAGGATCGCGTCACGATCACCGATGTGCTCACCAAGCTGGGCGACGCCGACAAGGCGCTGATCCCCGACGTGGAGCCCACCGCCGAAGCGTTGCTCGAGCGCGTCGGGGCGCTGGCGCAGGGGCTCGAGCGTCTCGATCGCGATCTCCCCGGTGATGCGTTGCCGCAGCTCGAGGCGCGCGTGCAGGCGGCCGAGGCCGAGCCCGAATCGGCGCCCGATCGGGAGCGGCGCTTGTCGCTGCTCACCCGTCAGCGCGATTCCCTGCGCGAACTCGCCGAGCGCCGCGACACGATGGCGCGTCAGCTCGAGAGTGCGTCGCTGGCGCTGCGGTCGCTGCGCTTCGACATCGTGAAGCTCCGCACCATGGGCGTGGATGCTGCCGTGAACGATGTCACCAGCGCCACCCAGGAAGCGCGTGCGCTTTCGCGCGACCTGGGATACGTCCTCGACGCCGCCAAGGAAACGCGGTCGCTGTAG